Within Limisalsivibrio acetivorans, the genomic segment TCCTCAATGAGGATGTTGGCTTCCTTTGTTTCGTTGTGGTTTACAATCCTGCAGTTTTTAAGAAGGGTCTTCATTGTTATCTCCTTTCTTTATTCCGAGAAGGTAAAGAGCCGCCATACGGACAGCTACGCCGTTTTCAACCTGGGGGAGTATCACCGAATTTGTGTAGTCCGCAATCTCGCTTGAAAGCTCCACACCTCTGTTTATTGGTCCTGGGTGCATGATTATGGCATCCTTGGCGGCCATGTTGTAGCGCTTCATGTTAAGGCCGTAGAACTTCGCATACTCTCTTACTGAAGGGAGGAGAAGCTTGCCCATCCGCTCCCTCTGGATACGGAGCATCATGATAACATCCGCACCCTCAACGGCCTCCTCCATACTGCTGCACATATGGCATGCGAAGGGATCCGTATTTACTGGCAGCATTGTTCCGGGTCCGAAGAGCCTGAGATCCACACCGAGCTTCTTCATCGCCCATATGTTAGAACGTGCCACACGGCTGTGGGTGATGTCGCCGATAATTGCTACCCTAAGACCGCTCAAGTCACCCTTGTGCTGGCGTATGGTGAGCATATCAAGCAGAGACTGGGTAGGGTGTTCATTAAGGCCGTCACCCGCATTTATAACTGACGCTTCAGTATTTTCTGCAATAAACCTGATAGAGCCGCTGTAGGCGTGACGCACAACGAAGACATCGGTTTTCATCGATTCAATATTCCTAACGGTGTCTATGAGTGTCTCACCCTTTGCAGTGGAGCTTGCAGAGGCGGAGAAGTTGATTGTATCAGCACCGAGACGCTTTCCGGCTATCTCGAAGGAGGTTCTGGTTCTGGTTGAGTTTTCGAAAAAGAGGTTTACAACGGTTCGCCCTTTGAGTGTGGGTACTTTCTTAACGCTTCTTTCGTTGATTTCACGGAACTTGTCCGCAGTGTCGAGGAGGTAT encodes:
- a CDS encoding aspartate carbamoyltransferase catalytic subunit — translated: MSFKRKDLIGMKDLTPEEITYLLDTADKFREINERSVKKVPTLKGRTVVNLFFENSTRTRTSFEIAGKRLGADTINFSASASSTAKGETLIDTVRNIESMKTDVFVVRHAYSGSIRFIAENTEASVINAGDGLNEHPTQSLLDMLTIRQHKGDLSGLRVAIIGDITHSRVARSNIWAMKKLGVDLRLFGPGTMLPVNTDPFACHMCSSMEEAVEGADVIMMLRIQRERMGKLLLPSVREYAKFYGLNMKRYNMAAKDAIIMHPGPINRGVELSSEIADYTNSVILPQVENGVAVRMAALYLLGIKKGDNNEDPS